The following are encoded in a window of Amycolatopsis lexingtonensis genomic DNA:
- a CDS encoding GNAT family N-acetyltransferase, which yields MDWKITRIDVAHPDAVAIMRDYMDEVASRYYGRPITEAELAQYVAEEPGTDLVPPTGAFLVGYLDGDVAGCAGTRVVAPGISELTKVFVKPAHRGTGGAPALVAAAEEAARRLGSRLMRLDTRHDLFEARALYAKVGYAEVEPFNDGQFAEHWFSKALS from the coding sequence GTGGACTGGAAGATCACCCGGATCGACGTCGCCCACCCGGACGCCGTCGCGATCATGCGCGACTACATGGACGAAGTCGCTTCGCGCTATTACGGGCGTCCGATCACCGAAGCCGAGCTCGCGCAATACGTGGCCGAAGAACCGGGCACCGACCTGGTGCCGCCCACCGGGGCGTTCCTCGTCGGGTACCTCGACGGGGACGTCGCGGGCTGTGCCGGGACCCGGGTCGTCGCGCCGGGGATCAGCGAGCTGACGAAGGTCTTCGTCAAGCCGGCCCACCGGGGTACCGGCGGCGCGCCCGCGCTGGTGGCGGCCGCCGAGGAAGCCGCGCGGCGACTAGGTTCCCGGCTCATGCGGCTCGACACCCGCCACGACCTGTTCGAGGCCCGCGCGCTCTACGCGAAGGTCGGCTACGCCGAGGTCGAGCCGTTCAACGACGGGCAGTTCGCCGAGCACTGGTTCTCGAAGGCCCTCAGCTGA